A window of Roseburia hominis A2-183 genomic DNA:
GCGCATTACAGGCAATCCAGTCTGCAGGACGTACCGTAGGTACCGATATCTTCTTAGTAGGTGTTGATGCATTATCCGAGGCTCTTGAGGATGTTGTAGCCGGAACCATGACAGGTACCGTATTCAACGATCACTTCTCACAGTCCCACGGTGCAGCTGATGCAGCAATCAACTTCATCAACGGTGAAACCAACGAGTATTACATTGGTTGTGACTATGTAAAGGTTACAAAAGACAATGCACAGGAAATCCTTGACATGGTAAAATAATTACCACGCAGGATGATTGATAGCAGGTAAGCAGAAGGTGCGGGTGTTTTCGGGCATCCGCACCTGTCTTAAAGATATGAAATAGTTGTGTGACAGACCAGATTAGAAAAATTAGAAAACATCGACAATAACATCGACAGTACACAGATAACAACAGAATCTGTATCAATATAGAAGGAGGAGAAACATGGCTGAGTACAAACTGGAGCTAAAGGGTATCTGCAAATCGTTCCCAGGTGTTAAGGCACTTGACAATGTACAGCTTTCCCTTCGTCCCGGAACCGTCCATGCACTGATGGGTGAGAACGGAGCCGGCAAGTCTACCTTGATGAAATGTCTTTTCGGTATTTACAAGATGGACGCGGGAGAGGTTTATCTGGACGGGCAGAAGATTGAGGTCAACAACCCGGATGAAGCAATGAAATACGGCATCGCCATGGTACATCAGGAATTACAGCCTGTTCCGGCGAGAAGCGTGGCTGAGAACCTGTATCTGGGAAGATTCCCGACAAAGAATTACGGACTGCTCAAGGTGATTGACCACAAGAAGATGTATGCGGAGACGGAGAAGTGGCTGAAAGAGGTAAAGATGGATTTTGATCCGAAGGCACAGCTCGGCACACTTTCCATCGGTCAGATGCAGTCCGTGGAGATCGCAAAAGCGGTATCCCAGCAGGCGAAGGTCGTGATCTTTGATGAGCCGACCTCCTCTCTTTCCGATAATGAGGTAGAAGCACTCTTCCGTATTATGAATGACCTTCGTGATAAGGGTGTTGCGATGGTATACATATCCCACAAGATGGATGAGATCAAGCGCATCGCGGACGACATCACGATCATGCGGGACGGTACCTATGTAGGAACCTGGCCGGCGTCAGAGCTGACGACCGATCAGATCATCGCAAAGATGGTAGGACGTGAGCTCACAAACGTATATCCGGCGAAGAAGAATACCCCAGGTGAGGTCATCAT
This region includes:
- a CDS encoding sugar ABC transporter ATP-binding protein; the encoded protein is MAEYKLELKGICKSFPGVKALDNVQLSLRPGTVHALMGENGAGKSTLMKCLFGIYKMDAGEVYLDGQKIEVNNPDEAMKYGIAMVHQELQPVPARSVAENLYLGRFPTKNYGLLKVIDHKKMYAETEKWLKEVKMDFDPKAQLGTLSIGQMQSVEIAKAVSQQAKVVIFDEPTSSLSDNEVEALFRIMNDLRDKGVAMVYISHKMDEIKRIADDITIMRDGTYVGTWPASELTTDQIIAKMVGRELTNVYPAKKNTPGEVIMEVKNLCSIHANSFQNVSFTLRKGEILGFGGLVGAQRTELMEGIFGIRGIASGEIYMHGKKLKIKHPIDAMNAGIGLITEDRRGNGIFGCLSIKDNVGVSIYNKYLKAGFVLDHKKMNKVVDDSIKKLSIKTPSMNEHISNLSGGNQQKVIISRWLANDPDVLIMDEPTRGIDVGAKHEIYEIMNELAAQGKAIIMISSEMSELLGMADRICVMCNGKITGEIDQPEEMTQAMVMNFATRF